A window of Streptomyces marispadix contains these coding sequences:
- a CDS encoding SDR family NAD(P)-dependent oxidoreductase, giving the protein MSNRTAVISGASSGIGAATARRLAAAGYDVVLAARRRDRIHALAGELAAEGRRAVAHTLDVTDRAAVDAFAAGLDRCDLLVNNAGGALGADPVATADPADWRRMYETNVLGVLHLTQALLPKLTRSPSGEGTVLVVSSTAGHATYEGGGGYVAAKHGAHVLAETLRLELCGEPVRVVEIAPGLVKTDEFALTRFRGDAERAAKVYEGVAEPLTAEDVADTVTWAATRPPHVNVDLLVVRPRAQASNTKIHRER; this is encoded by the coding sequence ATGAGCAACCGCACCGCAGTCATCAGCGGCGCCAGCAGCGGCATCGGCGCCGCCACCGCCCGCCGGCTCGCCGCGGCCGGATACGACGTCGTGCTCGCCGCGCGCCGACGGGACCGTATCCACGCTCTGGCCGGGGAGTTGGCCGCCGAGGGCCGTCGCGCGGTCGCCCACACCCTCGACGTCACGGACCGCGCCGCCGTCGACGCCTTCGCGGCGGGCCTGGACCGCTGCGACCTCCTCGTCAACAACGCGGGAGGCGCCCTCGGCGCCGATCCGGTCGCCACCGCGGACCCCGCCGACTGGCGCCGCATGTACGAGACCAACGTCCTCGGCGTTCTGCATCTCACCCAGGCCCTGCTGCCGAAGCTCACCCGCTCCCCCTCCGGCGAGGGCACGGTCCTCGTCGTCTCCTCCACCGCGGGGCACGCCACCTACGAGGGCGGAGGCGGCTATGTCGCCGCCAAGCACGGCGCCCATGTGCTCGCCGAGACGCTGCGGCTGGAGCTGTGCGGGGAGCCCGTACGCGTCGTCGAGATCGCGCCCGGCCTGGTGAAGACCGACGAGTTCGCGCTCACGCGCTTCCGTGGCGACGCCGAGCGTGCCGCGAAGGTCTACGAGGGCGTCGCCGAGCCGCTGACGGCCGAGGACGTCGCGGACACCGTCACCTGGGCCGCGACCCGGCCCCCGCATGTCAACGTGGACCTGCTCGTCGTACGCCCGCGCGCACAAGCGTCCAACACCAAGATCCACCGCGAGCGTTGA
- a CDS encoding FAD-dependent oxidoreductase, with amino-acid sequence MARSDSPHKGTPQAEEAADVIVVGAGPTGLMAAGDLAEAGHRVTLVERREEGISNLTRALVVHARTLEQLDARGLADELIGTGSRMESLSLFGVGVLKPSLLPSRFPYVLVTGQFEVERLLERRARKAGVVFHHGTEVVGLHQDDTEVVVELAAARADAAADAAADAAAGSESGAPESGAGTGAGTKSPSAPVRSLRASYVVGADGVHSTVRELLGLPFPGKSVIRSIVLADVRLTDPPSNPFLIDASEDGFALIAGFGDGFYRVAGWNRHRQLPDSETPGLEEVRELAVSALGYDYGMHDPRWISRFHSDERQAPHYRVDRVFLAGDAAHVHSPAGGMGMNTGLQDAANLSWKLSAVLRGHSPAALLDTYEGERHPVGTLVLRASGAIIRLALTRSAAGRTLRSTGAQLLGRVSPLARRAVRMVSGVGISYRAPRGSHPLTARRAPDLPLASGGRLYEALRTGSFVLVSPPDAPPPNTGVEADDRTVHVRSSATGRRTLLVRPDGYIAWASDRPDPQGMRQALAQWTGSPAVRETADALRATR; translated from the coding sequence ATGGCACGCAGCGACAGTCCGCATAAGGGGACCCCGCAGGCCGAGGAGGCCGCGGACGTGATCGTCGTGGGTGCCGGGCCCACGGGGCTGATGGCCGCCGGCGACCTCGCCGAGGCCGGGCATCGGGTCACCCTCGTCGAGCGGCGCGAGGAGGGGATCAGCAATCTGACGCGTGCCCTCGTCGTCCACGCACGCACGCTGGAACAGCTCGACGCCCGCGGACTCGCCGACGAACTGATCGGCACCGGCTCGCGGATGGAGTCGCTCAGCCTCTTCGGAGTCGGCGTCCTCAAGCCGTCACTGCTGCCGAGCCGCTTCCCGTACGTACTGGTCACCGGCCAGTTCGAGGTGGAACGGCTGCTGGAGCGGCGCGCCCGCAAGGCAGGGGTGGTCTTCCACCACGGCACGGAGGTCGTCGGACTGCACCAGGACGACACGGAAGTCGTCGTGGAACTCGCGGCGGCGCGGGCGGACGCCGCAGCGGACGCCGCAGCGGATGCCGCAGCGGGGTCCGAGTCCGGGGCGCCCGAGTCCGGGGCCGGGACCGGGGCCGGGACCAAGTCCCCGTCCGCGCCCGTCCGTTCACTTCGCGCCTCGTATGTCGTCGGCGCGGACGGCGTGCACAGCACCGTGCGCGAACTGCTCGGCCTGCCCTTCCCCGGCAAGTCCGTGATCCGTTCGATCGTGCTGGCCGACGTCCGGCTGACCGATCCGCCGTCCAACCCATTCCTCATCGACGCGTCGGAGGACGGGTTCGCCCTCATCGCGGGCTTCGGGGACGGCTTTTACCGGGTGGCGGGCTGGAACCGCCACCGCCAGCTCCCCGACAGCGAGACCCCCGGCCTCGAGGAGGTCAGGGAGCTGGCCGTGTCGGCGCTCGGCTACGACTACGGAATGCACGACCCCCGCTGGATCTCCCGCTTCCACAGCGACGAACGCCAGGCGCCGCACTACCGTGTCGACCGGGTCTTCCTCGCGGGCGACGCCGCACACGTCCACTCCCCCGCGGGCGGAATGGGCATGAACACCGGCCTCCAGGACGCGGCGAACCTCTCCTGGAAGCTCTCGGCCGTGCTGCGCGGCCACTCGCCCGCCGCCCTGCTGGATACGTACGAAGGCGAGCGGCACCCGGTGGGCACCCTCGTGCTGCGTGCCAGCGGCGCGATCATCCGGCTCGCGCTCACCCGTTCCGCCGCGGGCCGCACGCTGCGTTCGACCGGTGCCCAACTCCTCGGCCGCGTGAGTCCGTTGGCCCGCCGGGCGGTACGGATGGTCTCCGGAGTCGGCATCTCCTACCGAGCGCCGCGTGGCTCCCATCCGCTCACCGCAAGGCGGGCGCCCGATCTGCCGCTCGCCTCCGGCGGCCGTCTCTACGAGGCGCTGCGCACGGGCTCGTTCGTGCTCGTCTCGCCGCCGGACGCACCGCCGCCGAACACGGGCGTGGAGGCCGACGACCGTACGGTTCACGTCCGTTCGTCGGCGACGGGCCGAAGGACCCTGCTGGTGCGGCCCGACGGCTATATCGCCTGGGCGAGCGACAGGCCCGATCCACAGGGAATGCGGCAGGCGCTGGCACAGTGGACGGGCTCTCCGGCCGTGCGGGAGACGGCGGACGCGCTGAGGGCGACGCGCTGA
- a CDS encoding helix-turn-helix domain-containing protein, with the protein MSQHTSSDPSRPAFNREAARSTRQALGMRAEDVASTMLSAYGVQVTPLTVLSWESGDQSPGERELTALAGVLWCSVGDLMGALSTVHQHRLARGVSTFDMALRLGLSPAEYEEMERGGHWRLTERQAELLAEALALPLRAYLDVTGLGAELSDLLSRAVTNRWQPYVQPVCKLLDLPRARVSGILHHLHSEYQDMVGTVDWGGGTISMEPGEEGRAFQARLVDLFCARLDD; encoded by the coding sequence TTGTCCCAGCACACGTCATCCGACCCCAGCAGGCCCGCGTTCAACCGTGAGGCCGCGCGCAGCACGCGCCAGGCCCTCGGCATGCGGGCAGAGGACGTCGCGTCCACGATGCTCAGCGCGTACGGCGTGCAGGTCACCCCGCTCACGGTGCTGAGCTGGGAGTCCGGCGACCAGAGCCCCGGCGAGCGGGAGTTGACCGCGCTGGCCGGTGTGCTGTGGTGCTCCGTCGGCGACCTCATGGGGGCGCTAAGCACCGTGCACCAGCACCGCCTCGCCCGTGGCGTCTCGACGTTCGACATGGCACTGCGACTGGGCCTCTCCCCGGCCGAGTACGAGGAGATGGAGCGGGGCGGACACTGGCGCCTCACCGAGCGCCAGGCCGAACTCCTCGCCGAGGCACTGGCGTTGCCGCTGCGCGCCTATCTGGACGTCACGGGACTCGGCGCCGAGCTGAGCGACCTGCTGTCCCGCGCGGTCACGAACCGCTGGCAGCCCTATGTGCAGCCCGTGTGCAAGCTGCTGGACCTGCCGAGGGCGCGGGTCAGCGGCATCCTTCACCATCTGCACTCCGAGTACCAGGACATGGTCGGCACGGTCGACTGGGGCGGCGGGACGATCTCCATGGAGCCCGGCGAGGAGGGGCGCGCGTTCCAGGCCCGCCTGGTGGACCTGTTCTGCGCCCGCCTGGACGACTGA
- a CDS encoding L-lactate permease, which produces MPLYQPALSPLSGGLALSALVATVPLLTLFLLLGAARVKAHWAGLTALAVAVGIAVYVYGMPLKLASLAASEGAVFGLFPIGWILVTAIWLYQLTVVSGTFEDLRRSLSLISDDPRVLAVVLAFCFGALLEALAGFGAPVAITGIMLIALGFPPFRAAVTVLVANTAPVAFGAMGIPVITAGGLTKIPYTEIGAYVGRQVPLLALVVPLLLTLLVDGFRGLRQIWPVAVVCGVSFAVVQFVSSNYISVELTDIITSLASLVAAVVFMRFWRPRGSEEARAELLGEDGGSGTGGQRTPAARGSGGGPTRGSHGPRGTETGPVRPTTDGRRLTTAFAPYIIVIAVFSAAQLWTPVKEFLGGTDIAIPWPGLDGKLLTVTGDQVDSTVYKLAWLSSPGTLLLLSGVITALVLRIEPQSAFRELGATLVKLRTALLTVAAVLALAYVMNLSGQTITIGTWIAGSGSALALLSPVLGWFGTAVTGSDTSSNALFASLQHTAAQGAGLDPSLLVAGNTSGGVVGKMISPQNLTIAATAVGCAGQESELLRATLKWSLGLLLILSVLIYAQSGILAWTLP; this is translated from the coding sequence ATGCCCTTGTACCAGCCCGCACTCTCTCCGCTCTCCGGCGGCCTCGCGCTGTCGGCGCTCGTGGCCACGGTGCCGCTGCTCACCCTGTTCCTGCTGCTGGGCGCGGCCCGGGTCAAGGCCCACTGGGCCGGACTGACCGCGCTCGCCGTCGCGGTGGGAATCGCCGTCTACGTGTACGGGATGCCGCTGAAGCTGGCGTCCCTCGCGGCGAGCGAGGGCGCCGTCTTCGGCCTCTTCCCGATCGGCTGGATCCTGGTGACGGCCATCTGGCTGTACCAACTGACCGTCGTCAGCGGGACGTTCGAGGATCTGCGCCGCTCTCTGAGCCTCATCAGCGACGACCCGCGCGTACTGGCGGTGGTCCTGGCGTTCTGCTTCGGCGCTCTGCTGGAGGCCCTCGCCGGCTTCGGGGCGCCCGTCGCCATCACCGGCATCATGCTCATCGCGCTGGGCTTCCCGCCGTTCCGCGCGGCCGTCACGGTGCTCGTCGCCAACACCGCGCCCGTCGCCTTCGGCGCCATGGGCATACCCGTCATCACCGCGGGCGGGCTGACCAAGATCCCGTACACCGAGATCGGCGCCTATGTGGGCCGTCAGGTGCCGCTGCTCGCCCTCGTGGTGCCGCTGCTGCTGACGCTGCTGGTCGACGGCTTCCGCGGGCTGCGCCAGATATGGCCGGTAGCGGTGGTGTGCGGAGTGTCCTTCGCGGTCGTGCAGTTCGTCAGCTCCAACTACATCTCCGTGGAGCTGACCGACATCATCACCTCGCTGGCGAGCCTGGTCGCGGCCGTGGTCTTCATGCGGTTCTGGCGGCCACGCGGCAGCGAGGAGGCGAGGGCCGAACTCCTCGGCGAGGACGGGGGATCGGGCACGGGCGGACAGCGCACGCCGGCCGCACGCGGATCAGGCGGCGGGCCGACGCGCGGATCACACGGCCCGCGCGGCACCGAGACCGGTCCCGTACGGCCCACGACCGACGGCAGGCGCCTGACGACGGCCTTCGCCCCGTACATCATCGTCATCGCGGTCTTCTCCGCCGCCCAACTGTGGACGCCGGTGAAGGAGTTCCTCGGCGGTACGGACATCGCCATCCCCTGGCCGGGCCTGGACGGGAAGCTGCTGACGGTCACCGGCGACCAGGTGGACTCCACCGTCTACAAGCTCGCCTGGCTGTCGTCTCCCGGGACGCTGCTGCTGCTCTCCGGCGTGATCACCGCTCTCGTGCTGCGCATCGAACCGCAGTCCGCCTTCCGGGAGTTGGGCGCCACCCTGGTGAAACTGCGTACGGCGCTGCTGACCGTGGCGGCCGTGCTCGCGCTCGCCTACGTCATGAACCTCTCCGGGCAGACCATCACCATCGGCACCTGGATAGCCGGGAGCGGGAGCGCGCTCGCGCTGCTCTCGCCGGTGCTCGGCTGGTTCGGCACCGCGGTGACCGGCTCGGACACCTCGTCCAACGCACTGTTCGCCAGCCTCCAGCACACCGCCGCACAGGGGGCCGGCCTCGATCCGTCGCTGCTGGTCGCCGGTAACACCTCGGGAGGAGTCGTCGGCAAGATGATCAGTCCTCAGAACCTCACCATCGCCGCCACCGCCGTCGGATGCGCAGGTCAGGAGTCGGAGCTGCTGCGTGCCACGCTCAAGTGGAGCCTCGGTCTGCTGCTGATCCTCTCCGTGTTGATCTATGCACAGTCGGGAATCCTGGCCTGGACGCTGCCGTAG
- a CDS encoding FadR/GntR family transcriptional regulator: MAGPEDWEPVARSRTYELVLTRIEQLIHDGRLRVGDRLPPERELSELLGVSRAAVREALRVLEAQGALRPRVGTGPDSGNVIAAMPGAGLTQFLRLHIALAHFPLDDVVEARAVLERSSARLAAERARSEDLARMREQLDRMDAESLPREVFNDCDTDFHVAIAEAAGNRLVADLTVSVRNAVRKTLLTVFNRVDDWELLAARLRAEHHEIYDAVAAGEVDRAGDAVEAHIRSVHREIVLPSLSPVP; encoded by the coding sequence ATGGCCGGGCCGGAGGACTGGGAACCCGTAGCCCGTTCACGTACATACGAGTTGGTGCTCACCCGGATCGAGCAGCTCATCCACGACGGCAGGCTCCGGGTGGGCGACCGGCTGCCGCCCGAACGGGAGTTGAGCGAACTGCTCGGTGTGAGCAGGGCGGCAGTCCGTGAGGCGCTTCGCGTGCTGGAGGCACAGGGGGCCCTGCGGCCACGGGTCGGCACGGGCCCGGACTCCGGGAACGTGATCGCGGCCATGCCCGGAGCGGGGCTCACCCAGTTCCTCCGGCTGCACATAGCGCTGGCGCACTTTCCGCTCGACGACGTGGTCGAGGCACGTGCCGTACTGGAACGTTCCAGCGCCCGGCTCGCTGCCGAGAGGGCGCGCAGCGAGGATCTCGCGCGTATGCGGGAGCAGTTGGACCGGATGGACGCCGAGAGCCTTCCCCGCGAGGTGTTCAACGACTGCGACACCGACTTCCACGTCGCGATCGCGGAGGCGGCGGGCAACCGCCTGGTGGCCGATCTGACCGTGTCCGTACGCAACGCGGTGCGGAAGACCCTGCTCACGGTCTTCAACCGCGTCGACGACTGGGAGCTGCTGGCGGCCCGGCTGCGTGCGGAGCACCACGAGATCTACGACGCCGTGGCGGCGGGGGAGGTCGACAGGGCGGGGGATGCCGTGGAGGCGCATATCCGTTCCGTGCACCGTGAGATCGTGCTGCCGTCGCTGTCGCCGGTGCCCTGA
- a CDS encoding TetR/AcrR family transcriptional regulator, with protein sequence MNDEVKARTAAPSGAVAADAPAAEASAGLAATGGAGRAGAAGRERAPRRSDSTRAAILRAARERFAADGYERATIRAIARDAAIDPSMVMRYYGNKEGLFAAASEIDLRLPDLTGVPAEETGTRLVRHFLHRWEGDETLNAMLRVGVTNPAGAERVHSVFRDQVAPAVAAVCPDPAQVPQRAALLASQILGMAVSRYVLKLPPSVALTHEEIVSWLGPTVQRYLTAEGP encoded by the coding sequence ATGAACGACGAAGTGAAGGCACGTACGGCTGCCCCCTCCGGCGCCGTGGCCGCTGACGCCCCGGCTGCTGAAGCGTCGGCCGGGCTCGCGGCCACGGGGGGCGCGGGGCGCGCGGGGGCCGCGGGGCGCGAACGTGCCCCGCGCCGCTCGGACTCGACGCGTGCCGCGATCCTGCGCGCCGCACGCGAACGCTTCGCCGCAGACGGATACGAGCGGGCGACGATCCGGGCGATAGCGCGCGACGCCGCCATCGACCCGTCGATGGTGATGCGTTACTACGGCAACAAGGAGGGGCTCTTCGCCGCCGCCTCCGAAATCGACCTGCGCCTCCCGGACTTGACCGGCGTCCCCGCCGAAGAGACCGGCACCCGGCTCGTACGGCACTTCCTGCACCGCTGGGAGGGCGACGAGACGCTGAACGCCATGCTGCGCGTCGGCGTCACGAATCCCGCCGGCGCGGAGCGCGTTCACTCCGTCTTCCGCGACCAGGTGGCCCCGGCCGTCGCCGCCGTGTGCCCGGACCCCGCACAAGTGCCTCAGCGCGCGGCCCTGTTGGCGTCGCAGATCCTCGGCATGGCCGTCAGCCGGTACGTACTGAAGCTGCCGCCCTCGGTCGCGCTGACGCACGAGGAGATCGTGAGCTGGCTGGGACCGACGGTGCAGCGCTACCTCACGGCGGAGGGCCCGTAG
- the hemL gene encoding glutamate-1-semialdehyde 2,1-aminomutase yields MTYSYEAPVSQSLFDRAAAVTPGGVNSPVRAFQAVGGTPRFMVSGAGPYLMDADGREYVDLVCSWGPMILGHSHPEVIAAVQAAVSRGTSFGTPGEDEVALAEEIVDRIAPVERVRLVSSGTEATMSAIRLARGFTGRAKVVKFAGCYHGHVDSLLASAGSGVATFGLPGTPGVTESQAAETIVLPYNDLDAVRAAFAAHPDEIACLITEASPGNMGIVPPQPGFNEQLKEICRSHGALFVSDEVMTGFRVSRQGWYGIDQVVPDLMTFGKVMGGGFPAAAFGGRADVMARLAPEGPVYQAGTLSGNPVATAAGLAQLRLLDDAAYAAVDSASVQLRGAVTEALSKAGVAHRLQAAGNMFSVFFTDEPVTDYEGAKAQETFRFTAFFHSMLEQGVYLPPSAFESWFVSTAHDDGALDRVVEALPAAARAAAEATA; encoded by the coding sequence GTGACTTACTCGTACGAGGCCCCAGTATCGCAGTCGCTCTTCGACCGTGCCGCCGCCGTGACACCTGGAGGCGTGAATTCTCCGGTCCGGGCGTTCCAAGCAGTGGGCGGTACGCCCCGGTTCATGGTGTCCGGTGCCGGTCCGTACCTCATGGACGCCGACGGACGTGAGTACGTGGACCTCGTCTGCTCATGGGGGCCGATGATCCTGGGCCACTCCCACCCCGAGGTGATCGCGGCCGTACAGGCGGCGGTCAGTCGCGGCACGTCCTTCGGTACGCCCGGCGAGGACGAAGTCGCCCTCGCCGAGGAGATCGTGGACCGTATCGCCCCGGTCGAGCGGGTACGTCTGGTCTCCTCCGGCACGGAGGCGACGATGTCCGCGATCCGGCTGGCGCGGGGATTCACCGGGCGCGCCAAGGTCGTGAAGTTCGCGGGGTGTTACCACGGTCACGTGGACTCGCTGCTGGCGTCGGCGGGTTCGGGCGTCGCCACCTTCGGGCTGCCGGGCACCCCCGGGGTCACCGAGTCGCAGGCGGCGGAGACGATCGTGCTGCCGTACAACGATCTCGACGCGGTGCGCGCCGCGTTCGCCGCGCACCCGGACGAGATCGCCTGCCTGATCACCGAGGCGTCCCCCGGCAACATGGGCATCGTCCCGCCGCAGCCGGGATTCAACGAGCAGTTGAAGGAGATCTGCCGTTCGCACGGTGCGCTGTTCGTCTCGGACGAGGTGATGACCGGCTTCCGCGTCAGCAGGCAGGGGTGGTACGGGATCGATCAAGTCGTCCCTGATCTGATGACGTTCGGCAAGGTGATGGGCGGCGGCTTCCCCGCGGCGGCCTTCGGCGGACGAGCCGACGTGATGGCGCGGCTCGCCCCCGAGGGGCCCGTCTACCAGGCCGGGACCCTCTCCGGGAATCCCGTCGCCACGGCCGCCGGCCTCGCCCAGTTGAGGCTGCTGGACGATGCGGCGTACGCGGCGGTCGACTCGGCGTCCGTGCAGTTGCGCGGCGCCGTCACGGAGGCGCTGAGCAAGGCAGGCGTGGCTCATCGGCTCCAGGCCGCGGGCAACATGTTCTCCGTGTTCTTCACCGACGAGCCCGTGACCGACTACGAGGGCGCCAAGGCACAGGAGACGTTCCGCTTCACGGCGTTCTTCCACTCGATGCTGGAGCAGGGCGTCTATCTGCCGCCGTCCGCCTTCGAGTCGTGGTTCGTATCCACCGCGCACGACGACGGTGCGCTGGACCGGGTCGTGGAGGCGCTGCCCGCCGCGGCCAGGGCCGCCGCGGAGGCGACGGCATGA
- a CDS encoding histidine phosphatase family protein has product MRHGEVENPGGVLYGRLPGYHLSELGRRMADRVAEHLAERDIAHVVASPLERAQETAAPIAKSHGLDVACDEGLIEADNVFQGKTVGVGDGALRRPANWRHLFNPFRPSWGESYMHQVLRMRAALDAARDAARGREAVCVSHQLPIWTLRSFVERRRLWHDPRRRQCTLASLTTFTFHGDKIVSVGYTEPARDLVPPHLRAGARRTKGGGGRGA; this is encoded by the coding sequence ATGCGTCACGGCGAGGTCGAGAACCCCGGCGGCGTGCTGTACGGGCGGCTGCCCGGATACCACCTCTCCGAGCTGGGGCGCCGCATGGCCGACCGGGTCGCCGAGCATCTCGCCGAGCGTGACATCGCCCACGTCGTGGCCTCGCCGCTGGAGCGTGCGCAGGAGACGGCCGCGCCCATCGCCAAGTCGCACGGCCTGGACGTCGCCTGTGACGAGGGCCTGATCGAGGCCGACAACGTATTCCAGGGCAAAACGGTCGGCGTGGGGGACGGCGCCCTGCGCAGACCCGCGAACTGGCGCCACCTCTTCAACCCCTTCCGGCCCTCCTGGGGCGAGTCGTACATGCACCAGGTGCTGCGGATGCGGGCCGCGCTCGACGCGGCCAGGGACGCGGCACGGGGGCGCGAGGCGGTCTGCGTCTCGCACCAGCTTCCGATCTGGACGCTGCGCAGCTTCGTCGAGCGCCGCCGCCTGTGGCACGACCCGAGGCGCCGGCAGTGCACGCTCGCATCGCTGACGACCTTCACCTTCCACGGGGACAAGATCGTCTCCGTCGGCTATACGGAACCCGCTCGCGATCTCGTGCCCCCGCATCTGCGCGCGGGCGCCAGGCGCACCAAGGGCGGCGGCGGGCGCGGGGCTTGA
- a CDS encoding TlpA family protein disulfide reductase, which translates to MSQTRPLRYRPALLLAMLAAGASVLTGCGGEGDAGSSSGDTKFVEGTGKITEVKRGERQQAPDISGKGVDGKRLELSDYKGKIVVLNVWGSWCAPCRAEAPNLAEVAKDTEDEGVRFVGINTRDLDRANAKAFERNFGIEYPSFYDPSGKLILRFPKGSLSPQAIPSTLILDRDGKIAVRALKELGEKELRHALDPLTAEK; encoded by the coding sequence ATGAGTCAGACCCGCCCCCTCCGATACCGCCCCGCACTGCTGCTCGCGATGCTCGCGGCCGGTGCGTCGGTGCTGACCGGGTGCGGCGGCGAGGGTGACGCCGGATCGTCGTCGGGGGACACGAAGTTCGTCGAGGGCACCGGGAAGATCACCGAGGTGAAGCGCGGCGAGCGGCAGCAGGCTCCGGACATTTCGGGCAAAGGCGTCGACGGCAAGCGGCTTGAACTCTCCGACTACAAGGGCAAGATCGTCGTCCTGAACGTCTGGGGCTCGTGGTGCGCGCCCTGCCGCGCCGAGGCACCGAATCTCGCCGAGGTCGCCAAGGACACCGAGGACGAGGGCGTCCGATTCGTCGGGATCAACACCCGTGATCTCGACCGTGCCAACGCCAAGGCGTTCGAGCGCAACTTCGGCATCGAGTACCCGAGCTTCTACGACCCCAGCGGGAAGCTCATCCTCCGCTTCCCGAAGGGCAGCCTGTCCCCGCAGGCCATCCCCTCCACGCTCATCCTCGACCGCGACGGGAAGATCGCCGTACGGGCGCTGAAGGAACTCGGCGAGAAGGAACTGCGCCATGCGCTGGACCCGTTGACGGCGGAGAAGTGA
- a CDS encoding cytochrome c biogenesis CcdA family protein, with the protein MSVLAGVTATATAVTAAASASGPALAAAPSEVNHTVLSGALLLAVPVAVLGGLVSFFSPCVLPLVPGYLSYVTGVSGTDLAQARRGRMFLGAGLFVLGFTAVFVSGGALFGGFGATLQEHRAIISKVLGALTILLGLAFMGALGPLSRLTSRELRIQRRPSVGLAGAPMLGVLFGIGWTPCIGPTLAAVQTLAFSEASAGRGALLTVAYCLGLGVPFVVAAVAFRRTLGAFGWVKRHYAWVMRIGGLMLVAVGVLLVTGVWDRIVYDLQVWSSDYTVGI; encoded by the coding sequence ATGAGCGTGCTCGCCGGCGTCACCGCCACCGCCACCGCTGTCACCGCAGCGGCCTCCGCGTCAGGTCCCGCCCTCGCGGCGGCCCCCTCGGAGGTCAACCACACGGTCCTCAGCGGCGCCCTGCTGCTGGCCGTGCCCGTGGCCGTGCTCGGCGGCCTCGTCTCCTTCTTCTCCCCCTGCGTACTGCCCCTGGTGCCCGGCTATCTCAGCTATGTCACCGGCGTCAGCGGTACGGATCTCGCACAGGCCAGGCGCGGCCGGATGTTCCTGGGCGCGGGCCTGTTCGTGCTGGGCTTCACCGCGGTGTTCGTCTCCGGCGGCGCCCTCTTCGGGGGCTTCGGCGCGACGCTCCAGGAGCACCGGGCGATCATCTCCAAGGTGCTGGGCGCGCTGACGATCCTGCTGGGGCTGGCGTTCATGGGCGCGCTCGGGCCGCTGTCCCGTCTCACCTCCCGCGAACTGCGCATCCAGCGGCGGCCGTCGGTGGGGCTGGCGGGAGCGCCCATGCTGGGCGTGCTGTTCGGCATCGGCTGGACACCGTGCATCGGGCCGACCCTGGCGGCAGTGCAGACCCTGGCGTTCAGCGAGGCCAGCGCCGGGCGCGGTGCGCTGCTGACCGTGGCGTACTGCCTCGGGCTCGGTGTCCCGTTCGTCGTCGCCGCCGTGGCCTTCCGGCGCACGCTGGGCGCCTTCGGCTGGGTGAAGCGGCACTATGCGTGGGTGATGCGGATCGGCGGCCTGATGCTCGTCGCCGTCGGCGTCCTCCTCGTCACCGGAGTCTGGGACCGGATCGTCTACGACCTCCAAGTCTGGTCGTCCGACTACACCGTGGGAATCTGA